The genomic DNA aacctaaccgaGATgtctatttgttcccctacatcccagtgaattttctctttagtgcatctcgtgtacccatcgatataacaagtgttttcagtgcagttttctctataatttctctttaaaaaattcatttagttcccgtgaacgccatacttaggcgctaacactcaaataatttcctaaaattttttctcgctatcccttgatcgtctttggttgtagttctgctcacttacctgtctccctgctccctgtgaagtttcgtcgcattccgttgcagttttcttgcattctcacctgtaacatagaaatttttcatacaaattttaataaaatcacactttttcctgttttttccgagtttttcctatcggaccctcgctagcttgttgcaccatcttatcaggctaacggaggcgcatcttttgacgcctcacacgtctcgataggaccacccgtttttgaaatcgtattttcacgatcttcaaaaagtctacctaagcccctcaggcacgtgttcgacatatacctatttgttcccctacatcccagtgaattttctctttagtgcatctcgtgtacccatcgatataacaagtgttttcagtgcagttttctctataatttctctttaaaaaattcatttagttcccgtgaacgccatacttaggcgctaacactcaaataatttcctaaaattttttctcgctatcccttgatcgtctttggttgtagttctgctcacttacctgtctccctgctccctgtgaagtttcgtcgcattccgttgcagttttcttgcattctcacctgtaacatagaaatttttcatacaaattttaataaaatcacactttttcctgttttttccgagtttttcctatcggaccctcgctagcttgttgcaccatcttatcaggctaacggaggcgcatcttttgacgcctcacacgtctcgataggaccacccgtttttgaaatcgtattttcacgatcttcaaaaagtctacctaagcccctcaggcacgtgttcgacatatacctatttgttcccctacatcccagtgaattttctctttagtgcatctcgtgtacccatcgatataacaagtgttttcagtgcagttttctctataatttctctttaaaaaattcatttagttcccgtgaacgccatacttaggcgctaacactcaaataatttcctaaaattttttctcgctatctcttgatcgtctttggttgtagttctgctcacttacctgtctccctgctccctgtgaagtttcgtcgcattccgttgcagttttcttgcattctcacctgtaacatagaaatttttcatacaaattttaataaaatcacactttttcctgtttttttccgagtttttcctatcggaccctcgctagcttgttgcaccatcttatcaggctaacggaggcgcatcttttgacgcctcacacgtctcgataggaccacccatttttgaaattttcgccCACCACACCCGCCCAATTGTGTTCAGGTTGTAAAAGGGACTTCACTTGGGACACCCCATACCCAGATCTACTTCGCTTTTACCGCCACCTAGGGCCAAAAATTGTCACCTAAATTAACAGCTCCCTTAATAACAATAGTTTAGGATTACTTTGCTAGTTCTACCCGTCCTCTACTTCGGAAAAATACCACTTCCAGTTAATCTCCCTTCAGCTGCTCTCACTCGCTTCCTCTATTTTCGCTTTCATTGAcgacatattaatttttttcatacttcTTCTAAACACTTTTCCGATCTAAGCCAACATGGTCCTAGCCCATTCACCACCGCGTAAGGCGGCCAATACTCGCCCCCCAGACAGGAACCTCCCCCGCATCCCCGAAACTCCTGCGGACATTATCACGCAGCAAAGCCCCTCACCGCAACCCTCTACCTCCAGAGCGGGACGTTCGCATTCTCTTTCCCCGCGCGCCTCCTCTAGGCTGGCTTCAATCCGGGAATCATCCCCTAGCCAGGATCTGCGCACGCCTCCCCCATCTCCATCTAGGGGGAGAATTTCGCTTTCACCCCCTCCCAGCAGCCAAGCGTCACCCAGGTCGATTGACCATGACGTGACTGTAATGGCCGTCCCGGACCACTGGGAATCGCTTTCGCCCCCAGTCACACCTACTCCACCTTTATTGTATTCACCCCCCACCCAAGTTCCATCCACTGCGACACCCGTCACACTCGTCGTACCCGCACCCGTCGCACCCGTCGCACCCGCCGCACCCGTCGCACCCGCCGCACCCGCCGCACCCGCCGCACCCACCGCACCCACCTCAACCCCGGATACTCACCTCCAAGCTGCTCTATCCAACATCATAGAAGCGGCCAAAGAAATTATCACCAAAATAAGTGAGGGCAAGAGCGTCACCAGCGCAAACAAAAAGCGCATCCAAGAGCTCGCGAGGGGCATCATGGGCTCGGTGGAGAAGGCGCAGCAGACGGAGCTCCCCAAGCCCGTCTCGGATACTATCCTTCTGGCAATCAGGGAGAGTATCCGGGACGAGTTCAAGGCCCAAGCGCCCGTCCTCGCGTCACCTCCGGCTCCAGCCCTGAGGTCCTTCGCGGCTGTTGCTTCAACACCCCCGCCACCCAAACGCACCCCCCCGCCGCCACCTCCCCCACCACCTAAGCGCACCCTCCCTTCGCTGGTCATCAAGGCCAAAGAGACCGGGGCCCGACGGCCTGACGTCCTTGACGAGTGGCGTAAGAATGTCAGGTTTAGGGACACCACTTTCGCCCCCACCAACGTGCGCCCTCTGCGCAATAATATGGTGAAGGTTGACTTTGAAACCGTGGCGCAGCGGGATGACGTCATGGCGAAAGTAAACAAGCTCCCCGGGGTGGTTGCCGAGGAAAGCAAACTTCGGAAACCGCTTATCATCTTGAAGGGCATTAACACCCAACTACGAAAGGAAGAGCTGGTGGAGGTGGTGAGCGGACAGAACCAAGTGAGCGCCGCAGACATTCGCTTCTGCTTCGCACTGAAGAATCGGAACGAGAAGCTCTACAATGCTGTTTTAGAAGTTGCGCCAGCTGTCCGTCGAATGCTAGTCGAGGCGGGCCGGGCCAATGTGGAGCACCAGCGCGTGCACGTCGAGGACTTCAGTCGATTCGTGCAGTGCCGCAAATGCCTCCAATTCGGCCACACCGGCAACAAGTGCTCGGCGGAATTCTATCCGTGCGCGCACTGTGGCTCCTCGGCCCACCACATCTCAAACTGCGCTCACAAATCAGATGCATCACAACTAAACTGCTTTAATTGCAAACGGTCAAACGACAAATCCACCGGTCACTCTGCCCTTGACTCCAAAAAGTGCCCTAAAATCATCAAAGCCATGACAGCCCTTAGCGACTCCACCGACTATGGTTATTAAACGAATAGAGTTAACACAATGCAACCTCAACCGCTGCTACATAGCGCAACAAGAATTCTTCATCAACTTTCGCAACAGCAACTCTGACATTGCTCTCATCTCAGAACCATATGTAGGCCCTCACCTCGAGATGAGGCCTCCCCCAGACATGAACGTATTCCAGTTTCCCAACGGCTCCCGCGTCAAGGCGTGCGTGGTGACCAAAGCCACTGTGGCTGCGGTCGGGGTCACGCAGCTGTCCTCAGCGAATCTGGCCGTCGTCCGTGTCAAACTAGGACCAAAATCTTTAAACGTAGTCTCCATTTACGTCGAACCCGACATAGACAAACACTCCACGATACACAAGCTAGACCATTTCCTAAGGACTACCAGATCCTCGCTGCGGATAGTGGGCGGCGATGTCAACGGCAGCCACCGGGAGTGGGGGGAGACACAGGACAATGATCGGGGGGAGGAAATTTGCACACTTATGGCCTCAAACGATATGGCTGTTTGCAATACCGGCAATGAGCCCACGTTTGAGGCCATAAGACACGGCAACCTCTGCTCGTCAATAGTGGATGTCACATATGCGTCACAGAACCTAATAGACAGGCTGGAGGACTGGCTTGTGGACCGCGCGATCTGCCCTTCATCCGACCATAACGGGATCACGTTCAAAATAACCCCAAATCACAACATAGGAAAATCTGCTAAATCGACCACCTTCAAATACTCCACTTACAGAGCAGACTGGACAGACTTCCGCACACAAATACAATCAGCCACCGAACATCTTGTCACCCACACAGACTTCTCCACCCTCACCGAAACCGACCTAGACCAAACAGTAAATCAACTAACCACAGCCATACAAAACGTCTGTAACAGAGTCTTCCACAGAAAGcaaaaacctaaatatttcaaccCATGGTGGTCAGAAGAGCTGGAATCCCAAAAGAAAGACTGCATCCGACTACACCATCGTCTCCACAACCTGAAAAAGGCCAACAAACCACTCGACAACATCATCAGAGAATACACAGAAGCAAAGCGAAATTACGCCAAAGCCATCTCAAAACAATCCACCGAACATTTCAGACAGTTCTGCGACGCGCAGGGGAAAGAGGACGTCTGGGCTGTCACAAACCGCCTCATAAAGGATGCACCCCTAAGGAAACCACCACAAACCCTAAAAATCGACAAAACCTACACCGACAACACCAACGACACCGCAACCGCACTACTAAACCACTTCTATCCTGACGACACTCCCGATCTGACAGTCCGCCAGCAACACCTACGAGACTCCACAAGAAACCCACCTAACACACCAGACGACATACTCTTCACCACCGACGAGATAAGGGAGTGCCTAAGCCACACCAATCCCAAAAAAGCCCCCGGAGCCGACCATCTAACCTCAGACATCTGCGCACAAGCCTTTGACGCCATTCCCCAATTCTTCACGGAACTTTACAACAGAAGTCTGGAATTAGGCTACTTCCCCAAAAAATGGAAACAGGCGGTGgttaaaataattccaaagCCAAATAAACCGGCAGAACAACTCAGCTCGTACCGCCCGATCGGACTCATTGCAGTTTTCGGGAAAATCCTGGAAAAACTGATCATCAAAAGGCTAGAGCATAAATCGGAACAAGAGGAATCTCTGAACAAAACCCAATTCGGCTTCAGACCCCAAACATCGACGGTGGACGCGCTTGAGCGGGCcctgaaaattgtaaaaacggCCAAAGAGAAAAAGCGACAGGTCATAGCGATATCTCTCGATATAAAGGCCGCTTTCGACAACGCCTGGTGGCCTGCCTTATTCCAGCGATTACACCACATACGATGCCCCAGAAATCTATATAAACTCATCCAAAGTTACTTCGCCGACAGGAGGGTCACCCTGGATTATGGGGAGAGCGCGTCGTCCAAATCGCTGACCAAGGGTTGCGTCCAGGGATCCGCTTGCGGCCCAGTCTTTtggaatttaatattagacGAACTTCTATCCATGCTGCTACCGGACAATGCCCACATACAAGCCTTTGCCGACGACGTGCTTCTCATAGTCGAGGGAAAGTCGAGAGAGGAGGTAGAGCGCACTACCAACACCTGTCTTCGTGAGATATACTCTTGGGGAGATAGAGTAAAACTGCGATTTGCACCGGAAAAGACACAATGCATATCATTCACAACACAAACCCTAACAGCTGAAATAGAAATGAACAATGTCCGTATACCTCTAACAACCCAAATTAAACTTCTTGGCGTAATCATTgacaataaactaaacttcATCCAACATTCTAAATACATTATAGGAAAAGCtacgaaaattttcaaaaatttgtgCAAATTTGTTAGACCCACTTGGGGAATACATCCGGAAAATGTAGAATGCATATATAGGCAAGTGATAACACCCATAATAACTTATGCGGCGGGAATCTGGGGAACGGCCACAAGGTTCTGTTCGGTTCGCAGAGCCCTCCGTTCGTTCCAAAGAGCGTTTGCTATTAGGGCGATTCGAGGATTCCACACGATTTCCGCCGTCGCCGCGGATGCGCTCGCGCGGTTCCCGCCGCTACACCTTGTGGTGGAGGAGGCGCGCGAGACACACCTTATCAAACAATCTGGCACGTTGGGCTCCCTCCCTGAGGACATTGGTCTGTACAGACGCGTCGGGATCAGGGACCTCCTGCACCCAGCCAAGCGGGTCACTATAGACTACGATACGGCGACCACGCAGGAGGAAACTGATTACCTGATGAACCCGGAGGCACCCAATGTCTTCACGGATGGGAGCAAACACGAAAACGGTGATACGGGGTCGGCATTTGTCGTCATCATGGAGGGACTGCCGGGGGGATCCGTGACCAGAAAATTCAAACTGTGCCGAACCTCAACAGTATTTATGGCCGAACTATACGCTATAGCCCAAGCCTTGGAGTGGCTTCGCGCTCGGAACCACTCCTTGGCAAAAATATTCACTGATTCTCTCTCCGCTCTAAAGGCTATCCAGGACCGTAGCAACACAGACCACCTTGTGAATCGCATTCACAAGGACCTGTTCTTGCTGCGGTCCAGGAACCAGATGGTGGACTTCGTGTGGACGAAGGCTCACGTCGGGATAGTGGGAAACGAGATCGCGGACGCGGCAGCCAAAGCGGCGGCCTCCAAAAAGACCGCGTCCGAGGTCAATTTCTTCCCACTGTCCCACGCCAAGCGACTCCTGAAAGCGAAAACGCTACAGGCTTGGCAGGCGGAGTACCAGTCGACCACACAGGGAGCCACCACCAAAACCTTCTTCCCGCTAATCTGTCACATCCCTTCCGCTCTAAGCGCCTTCAAAATTTCCTTCTCTCTCACTCAGATTCTAACTGGCCACGGATTCCACAAAGCTTACCtctccaaatttaaaatcatcgaTGACGACAAATGCCCTTGCGATGGCACTACAGCCCAAGATATACCACACCTTCTAAGAGAGTGCCCTATATTTGGCAAGACACGCCATGACTACGTCACGGCGTGTCTACGCAATAAAATCGACGAATTTGACCTGATCCAGACCTCAAGCAAAGAGGAAACGACAacgacatttttgaaattggtagaCAATATCGTCTACAGCCTCAAAACCATCAATGGGACATAAATCTCTAAAATCTATCATTTCTCCCAAAAACCTCCTCCCCTCCTAACATAACACAGATAGATGCACGCAACTTTGTATCAAATAGCAAAGAAAAACGTGCATCTAAACTTAgtgatttatgtaaaactgTGCCCAAATCAAGCTACTATtcctaatatttcaaaaaaaaaaaaaaaaacctaacctaacctaacctaacctaacctaacctaacctaacctaacctaacctaaccttttttttttttttttttttttttttttgttttcgcaggggaatgcatttacgcactgagtgtgggactcctgggcagctaatcggcccagactacccactaaacccctgcggatgccatcggccgctttacaaagaggcgcctcggatctaactagcacaaggcgcctcagcgactggccggtctctatcaccagagaccggactctccactatcaaacctaacctaacctaacctaacctaacctaacctaacctaacctaacctaacctaacctaacctaacctaacctaacctaacctaacctaacctaacctaacctaacctaacctaaccaaccaaccaaccaaccaaccaaccaaccaaccaaccaaccaaccaaccaaccaaccaaccaaccaaccaaccaaccaaccaaccaaccaaccaaccaaccaaccaaccaaccaaccaaccaaccaaccaaccaaccaaccaaccaaccaaccaaccaaccaaccaaccaaccaaccaaccaaccaaccaaccaaccaaccaaccaaccaaccaaccaaccaaccaaccaaccaaccaaccaaccaaccaaccaaccaaccaaccaaccaaccaaccaaccaaccaaccaaccaaccaaccaaccaaccaaccaaccaaccaaccaaccaaccaaccaaccaaccaaccaaccaaccaaccaaccaaccaaccaaccaaccaaccaaccaaccaaccaaccaaccaaccaaccaaccaaccaaccaaccaaccaaccaaccaaccaaccaaccaaccaaccaaccaaccaaccaaccaaccaaccaaccaaccaaccaaccaaccaaccaaccaaccaaccaaccaaccaaccaaccaaccaaccaaccaaccaaccaaccaaccaaccaaccaaccaaccaaccaaccaaccaaccaaccaaccaaccaaccaaccaaccaaccaaccaaccaaccaaccaaccaaccaaccaaccaaccaaccaaccaaccaaccaaccaaccaaccaaccaaccaaccaaccaaccaaccaaccaaccaaccaaccaaccaaccaaccaaccaaccaaccaaccaaccaaccaaccaaccaaccaaccaaccaaccaaccaaccaaccaaccaaccaaccaaccaaccaaccaaccaaccaaccaaccaaccaaccaaccaaccaaccaaccaaccaaccaaccaaccaaccaaccaaccaaccaaccaaccaaccaaccaaccaaccaaccaaccaaccaaccaaccaaccaaccaaccaaccaaccaaccaaccaaccaaccaaccaaccaaccaaccaaccaaccaaccaaccaaccaaccaaccaaccaaccaaccaaccaaccaaccaaccaaccaaccaaccaaccaaccaaccaaccaaccaaccaaccaaccaaccaaccaaccaaccaaccaaccaaccaaccaaccaaccaaccaaccaaccaaccaaccaaccaaccaaccaaccaaccaaccaaccaaccaaccaaccaaccaaccaaccaaccaaccaaccaaccaaccaaccaaccaaccaaccaaccaaccaaccaaccaaccaaccaaccaaccaaccaaccaaccaaccaaccaaccaaccaaccaaccaaccaaccaaccaaccaaccaaccaaccaaccaaccaaccaaccaaccaaccaaccaaccaaccaaccaaccaaccaaccaaccaaccaaccaaccaaccaaccaaccaaccaaccaaccaaccaaccaaccaaccaaccaaccaaccaaccaaccaaccaaccaaccaaccaaccaaccaaccaaccaaccaaccaaccaaccaaccaaccaaccaaccaaccaaccaaccaaccaaccaaccaaccaaccaaccaaccaaccaaccaaccaaccaaccaaccaaccaaccaaccaaccaaccaaccaaccaaccaaccaaccaaccaaccaaccaaccaaccaaccaaccaaccaaccaaccaaccaaccaaccaaccaaccaaccaaccaaccaaccaaccaaccaaccaaccaaccaaccaaccaaccaaccaaccaaccaaccaaccaaccaaccaaccaaccaaccaaccaaccaaccaaccaaccaaccaaccaaccaaccaaccaaccaaccaaccaaccaaccaaccaaccaaccaaccaaccaaccaaccaaccaaccaaccaaccaaccaaccaaccaaccaaccaaccaaccaaccaaccaaccaaccaaccaaccaaccaaccaaccaaccaaccaaccaaccaaccaaccaaccaaccaaccaaccaaccaaccaaccaaccaaccaaccaaccaaccaaccaaccaaccaaccaaccaaccaaccaaccaaccaaccaaccaaccaaccaaccaaccaaccaaccaaccaaccaaccaaccaaccaaccaaccaaccaaccaaccaaccaaccaaccaaccaaccaaccaaccaaccaaccaaccaaccaaccaaccaaccaaccaaccaaccaaccaaccaaccaaccaaccaaccaaccaaccaaccaaccaaccaaccaaccaaccaaccaaccaaccaaccaaccaaccaaccaaccaaccaaccaaccaaccaaccaaccaaccaaccaaccaaccaaccaaccaaccaaccaaccaaccaaccaaccaaccaaccaaccaaccaaccaaccaaccaaccaaccaaccaaccaaccaaccaaccaaccaaccaaccaaccaaccaaccaaccaaccaaccaaccaaccaaccaaccaaccaaccaaccaaccaaccaaccaaccaaccaaccaaccaaccaaccaaccaaccaaccaaccaaccaaccaaccaaccaaccaaccaaccaaccaaccaaccaaccaaccaaccaaccaaccaaccaaccaaccaaccaaccaaccaaccaaccaaccaaccaaccaaccaaccaaccaaccaaccaaccaaccaaccaaccaaccaaccaaccaaccaaccaaccaaccaaccaaccaaccaaccaaccaaccaaccaaccaaccaaccaaccaaccaaccaaccaaccaaccaaccaaccaaccaaccaaccaaccaaccaaccaaccaaccaaccaaccaaccaaccaaccaaccaaccaaccaaccaaccaaccaaccaaccaaccaaccaaccaaccaaccaaccaaccaaccaaccaaccaaccaaccaaccaaccaaccaaccaaccaaccaaccaaccaaccaaccaaccaaccaaccaaccaaccaaccaaccaaccaaccaaccaaccaaccaaccaaccaaccaaccaaccaaccaaccaaccaaccaaccaaccaaccaaccaaccaaccaaccaaccaaccaaccaaccaaccaaccaaccaaccaaccaaccaacca from Plodia interpunctella isolate USDA-ARS_2022_Savannah chromosome 21, ilPloInte3.2, whole genome shotgun sequence includes the following:
- the LOC128679305 gene encoding proline-rich protein 36-like; amino-acid sequence: MVLAHSPPRKAANTRPPDRNLPRIPETPADIITQQSPSPQPSTSRAGRSHSLSPRASSRLASIRESSPSQDLRTPPPSPSRGRISLSPPPSSQASPRSIDHDVTVMAVPDHWESLSPPVTPTPPLLYSPPTQVPSTATPVTLVVPAPVAPVAPAAPVAPAAPAAPAAPTAPTSTPDTHLQAALSNIIEAAKEIITKISEGKSVTSANKKRIQELARGIMGSVEKAQQTELPKPVSDTILLAIRESIRDEFKAQAPVLASPPAPALRSFAAVASTPPPPKRTPPPPPPPPPKRTLPSLVIKAKETGARRPDVLDEWRKNVRFRDTTFAPTNVRPLRNNMVKVDFETVAQRDDVMAKVNKLPGVVAEESKLRKPLIILKGINTQLRKEELVEVVSGQNQVSAADIRFCFALKNRNEKLYNAVLEVAPAVRRMLVEAGRANVEHQRVHVEDFSRFVQCRKCLQFGHTGNKCSAEFYPCAHCGSSAHHISNCAHKSDASQLNCFNCKRSNDKSTGHSALDSKKCPKIIKAMTALSDSTDYGY